Proteins co-encoded in one Sebastes fasciatus isolate fSebFas1 chromosome 11, fSebFas1.pri, whole genome shotgun sequence genomic window:
- the eif4e2 gene encoding eukaryotic translation initiation factor 4E type 2 isoform X1, which produces MNNKFDALKDDDSGDHDQDQGSPKDGEKEKTEDEDKEQNASKRKVSLLRNDMLVVPGAGEHPLQYNYSFWYSRRTPGRPASTQSYEQNIKQIGTFASVEQFWRFYSHMIRPGDLTGHSDFHLFKDGIKPMWEDDANKMGGKWIIRLRKGLASRCWENLILAMLGEQFMVGEEICGAVVSVRFQEDIISIWNKTASDQATTARIRDTLRRVLNLPPNTIMEYKTHTDSIKAWEDFHGLVTASGGR; this is translated from the exons TCTGAAAGATGATGACAGTGGAGACCACGACCAGGACCAAGGCTCACCGAAAGACGGTGAGAAGGAAAAAACTGAAGACGAGGACAAGGAACAGAATGCCTCCAAGAGAAAGGTCAGCCTATTAAGGAATgacatg CTGGTGGTGCCAGGGGCAGGAGAGCACCCTCTTCAATACAACTACTCCTTCTGGTACTCCAGACGCACCCCGGGGAGACCGGCCAGTACTCAGAGCTACGAGCAGAACATTAAACAAATTGGCACCTTCGCTTCG GTGGAGCAGTTCTGGCGTTTCTATAGTCACATGATCCGACCAGGCGACCTGACCGGCCATAGTGACTTCCACCTCTTCAAGGACGGTATTAAACCCATGTGGGAG GATGATGCCAATAAGATGGGTGGGAAGTGGATCATTCGTCTGAGGAAAGGCCTGGCGTCTCGGTGCTGGGAGAACCTGATCCTGGCCATGCTCGGGGAGCAGTTCATGGTTGGAGAGGAGATCTGCGGGGCCGTAGTGTCAGTACGCTTCCAG GAGGACATCATCTCCATCTGGAACAAAACAGCTAGCGACCAGGCGACCACTGCCCGCATCAGAGACACCCTGCGCAGAGTCCTCAACCTGCCTCCCAACACCATCATGGAGTACAAGACTCACACAGACAGCATCAA AGCATGGGAAGACTTCCATGGACTGGTGACTGCTAGTGGCGGACGTTAG
- the eif4e2 gene encoding eukaryotic translation initiation factor 4E type 2 isoform X2, which yields MNNKFDALKDDDSGDHDQDQGSPKDGEKEKTEDEDKEQNASKRKVSLLRNDMLVVPGAGEHPLQYNYSFWYSRRTPGRPASTQSYEQNIKQIGTFASVEQFWRFYSHMIRPGDLTGHSDFHLFKDGIKPMWEDDANKMGGKWIIRLRKGLASRCWENLILAMLGEQFMVGEEICGAVVSVRFQEDIISIWNKTASDQATTARIRDTLRRVLNLPPNTIMEYKTHTDSIKYSMGRLPWTGDC from the exons TCTGAAAGATGATGACAGTGGAGACCACGACCAGGACCAAGGCTCACCGAAAGACGGTGAGAAGGAAAAAACTGAAGACGAGGACAAGGAACAGAATGCCTCCAAGAGAAAGGTCAGCCTATTAAGGAATgacatg CTGGTGGTGCCAGGGGCAGGAGAGCACCCTCTTCAATACAACTACTCCTTCTGGTACTCCAGACGCACCCCGGGGAGACCGGCCAGTACTCAGAGCTACGAGCAGAACATTAAACAAATTGGCACCTTCGCTTCG GTGGAGCAGTTCTGGCGTTTCTATAGTCACATGATCCGACCAGGCGACCTGACCGGCCATAGTGACTTCCACCTCTTCAAGGACGGTATTAAACCCATGTGGGAG GATGATGCCAATAAGATGGGTGGGAAGTGGATCATTCGTCTGAGGAAAGGCCTGGCGTCTCGGTGCTGGGAGAACCTGATCCTGGCCATGCTCGGGGAGCAGTTCATGGTTGGAGAGGAGATCTGCGGGGCCGTAGTGTCAGTACGCTTCCAG GAGGACATCATCTCCATCTGGAACAAAACAGCTAGCGACCAGGCGACCACTGCCCGCATCAGAGACACCCTGCGCAGAGTCCTCAACCTGCCTCCCAACACCATCATGGAGTACAAGACTCACACAGACAGCATCAAGTAT AGCATGGGAAGACTTCCATGGACTGGTGACTGCTAG
- the eif4e2 gene encoding eukaryotic translation initiation factor 4E type 2 isoform X4 translates to MNNKFDALKDDDSGDHDQDQGSPKDGEKEKTEDEDKEQNASKRKLVVPGAGEHPLQYNYSFWYSRRTPGRPASTQSYEQNIKQIGTFASVEQFWRFYSHMIRPGDLTGHSDFHLFKDGIKPMWEDDANKMGGKWIIRLRKGLASRCWENLILAMLGEQFMVGEEICGAVVSVRFQEDIISIWNKTASDQATTARIRDTLRRVLNLPPNTIMEYKTHTDSIKYSMGRLPWTGDC, encoded by the exons TCTGAAAGATGATGACAGTGGAGACCACGACCAGGACCAAGGCTCACCGAAAGACGGTGAGAAGGAAAAAACTGAAGACGAGGACAAGGAACAGAATGCCTCCAAGAGAAAG CTGGTGGTGCCAGGGGCAGGAGAGCACCCTCTTCAATACAACTACTCCTTCTGGTACTCCAGACGCACCCCGGGGAGACCGGCCAGTACTCAGAGCTACGAGCAGAACATTAAACAAATTGGCACCTTCGCTTCG GTGGAGCAGTTCTGGCGTTTCTATAGTCACATGATCCGACCAGGCGACCTGACCGGCCATAGTGACTTCCACCTCTTCAAGGACGGTATTAAACCCATGTGGGAG GATGATGCCAATAAGATGGGTGGGAAGTGGATCATTCGTCTGAGGAAAGGCCTGGCGTCTCGGTGCTGGGAGAACCTGATCCTGGCCATGCTCGGGGAGCAGTTCATGGTTGGAGAGGAGATCTGCGGGGCCGTAGTGTCAGTACGCTTCCAG GAGGACATCATCTCCATCTGGAACAAAACAGCTAGCGACCAGGCGACCACTGCCCGCATCAGAGACACCCTGCGCAGAGTCCTCAACCTGCCTCCCAACACCATCATGGAGTACAAGACTCACACAGACAGCATCAAGTAT AGCATGGGAAGACTTCCATGGACTGGTGACTGCTAG
- the eif4e2 gene encoding eukaryotic translation initiation factor 4E type 2 isoform X3 — MNNKFDALKDDDSGDHDQDQGSPKDGEKEKTEDEDKEQNASKRKLVVPGAGEHPLQYNYSFWYSRRTPGRPASTQSYEQNIKQIGTFASVEQFWRFYSHMIRPGDLTGHSDFHLFKDGIKPMWEDDANKMGGKWIIRLRKGLASRCWENLILAMLGEQFMVGEEICGAVVSVRFQEDIISIWNKTASDQATTARIRDTLRRVLNLPPNTIMEYKTHTDSIKAWEDFHGLVTASGGR; from the exons TCTGAAAGATGATGACAGTGGAGACCACGACCAGGACCAAGGCTCACCGAAAGACGGTGAGAAGGAAAAAACTGAAGACGAGGACAAGGAACAGAATGCCTCCAAGAGAAAG CTGGTGGTGCCAGGGGCAGGAGAGCACCCTCTTCAATACAACTACTCCTTCTGGTACTCCAGACGCACCCCGGGGAGACCGGCCAGTACTCAGAGCTACGAGCAGAACATTAAACAAATTGGCACCTTCGCTTCG GTGGAGCAGTTCTGGCGTTTCTATAGTCACATGATCCGACCAGGCGACCTGACCGGCCATAGTGACTTCCACCTCTTCAAGGACGGTATTAAACCCATGTGGGAG GATGATGCCAATAAGATGGGTGGGAAGTGGATCATTCGTCTGAGGAAAGGCCTGGCGTCTCGGTGCTGGGAGAACCTGATCCTGGCCATGCTCGGGGAGCAGTTCATGGTTGGAGAGGAGATCTGCGGGGCCGTAGTGTCAGTACGCTTCCAG GAGGACATCATCTCCATCTGGAACAAAACAGCTAGCGACCAGGCGACCACTGCCCGCATCAGAGACACCCTGCGCAGAGTCCTCAACCTGCCTCCCAACACCATCATGGAGTACAAGACTCACACAGACAGCATCAA AGCATGGGAAGACTTCCATGGACTGGTGACTGCTAGTGGCGGACGTTAG
- the LOC141777129 gene encoding phospholipid scramblase family member 5 isoform X1 produces MYYAMSAVTNQPLPFGQLEREKHIQMIFKAFQNRCGPSCECHTHSPGPKHHQTPPDWESDEQLSGLALPGRKMENGYTQPPGKVSRPGVEEQWPEGAAGSHFMSVLETVSQIHITARPELQGPQCVPRRIYSITTGGSRSQLFVAVEESSCVCLQCCGPARACSLQGFDCQGRQVFYFERPLRVDACCFGCCLMEMRAYTPQKHLIGTVCQRWSMFTPLLEVCGSEGASNIRIQGSCCPYRCFSNQQFQIVSNIGEKMGTIWKKWPGFNDDHNMDHEHFGLEVPLDMESQTKLLLLAATFLLNYMFFEMS; encoded by the exons ATG TATTACGCCATGTCAGCAGTGACCAATCAGCCTCTTCCCTTTGGTCAACTGGAGCGAGAGAAGCACATCCAGATGATCTTCAAAGCTTTCCAGAACCGCTGTGGGCCTTCATGTGAGTGTCACACTCACTCACCTGGACCCAAACACCACCAAACGCCTCCTGACTGGGAATCTGATGAGCAGCTGTCAGGTCTGGCTCTGCCTGGGAGGAAGATGGAGAACGGCTACACGCAGCCACCAGGGAAAGTGAGCAGGCCAGGGGTGGAGGAGCAGTGGCCTGAAGGTGCAGCAGGATCACACTTTATGTCTGTGCTGGAAACGGTCAGTCAAATACATATCACTGCCAGACCAGAGCTGCAAG GTCCACAATGTGTTCCTAGGAGGATCTACAGCATCACCACAGGAGGCAGCAGGTCACAGTTATTTGTGGCTGTGGAAG AGAGTTCTTGTGTGTGCCTCCAGTGTTGCGGTCCAGCTCGGGCTTGTTCCTTGCAGGGCTTCGACTGTCAGGGCCGGCaggtcttttattttgaaaggccgCTCAGAGTGGACGCCTGCTGCTTCGGCTGCTGCCTGATGGAGATGAGGGCCTACacacctcaaaaacatctcatCGGCACTGTATGTCAGAG GTGGAGCATGTTCACTCCTCTCCTGGAGGTGTGCGGTTCAGAAGGAGCATCGAATATCAGGATCCAGGGCTCCTGCTGTCCATACCGCTGCTTCTCCAACCAGCAGTTCCAG ATTGTCTCCAACATCGGTGAGAAAATGGGCACAATATGGAAGAAATGGCCTGGGTTCAATGATGATCATAACATGGACCATGAACATTTTGGGTTGGAGG TGCCCCTGGATATGGAATCACAAactaaactgctgctgctggcagccACTTTCTTGTTG AATTACATGTTCTTTGAAATGAGCTGA
- the LOC141777129 gene encoding phospholipid scramblase family member 5 isoform X2 → MSAVTNQPLPFGQLEREKHIQMIFKAFQNRCGPSCECHTHSPGPKHHQTPPDWESDEQLSGLALPGRKMENGYTQPPGKVSRPGVEEQWPEGAAGSHFMSVLETVSQIHITARPELQGPQCVPRRIYSITTGGSRSQLFVAVEESSCVCLQCCGPARACSLQGFDCQGRQVFYFERPLRVDACCFGCCLMEMRAYTPQKHLIGTVCQRWSMFTPLLEVCGSEGASNIRIQGSCCPYRCFSNQQFQIVSNIGEKMGTIWKKWPGFNDDHNMDHEHFGLEVPLDMESQTKLLLLAATFLLNYMFFEMS, encoded by the exons ATGTCAGCAGTGACCAATCAGCCTCTTCCCTTTGGTCAACTGGAGCGAGAGAAGCACATCCAGATGATCTTCAAAGCTTTCCAGAACCGCTGTGGGCCTTCATGTGAGTGTCACACTCACTCACCTGGACCCAAACACCACCAAACGCCTCCTGACTGGGAATCTGATGAGCAGCTGTCAGGTCTGGCTCTGCCTGGGAGGAAGATGGAGAACGGCTACACGCAGCCACCAGGGAAAGTGAGCAGGCCAGGGGTGGAGGAGCAGTGGCCTGAAGGTGCAGCAGGATCACACTTTATGTCTGTGCTGGAAACGGTCAGTCAAATACATATCACTGCCAGACCAGAGCTGCAAG GTCCACAATGTGTTCCTAGGAGGATCTACAGCATCACCACAGGAGGCAGCAGGTCACAGTTATTTGTGGCTGTGGAAG AGAGTTCTTGTGTGTGCCTCCAGTGTTGCGGTCCAGCTCGGGCTTGTTCCTTGCAGGGCTTCGACTGTCAGGGCCGGCaggtcttttattttgaaaggccgCTCAGAGTGGACGCCTGCTGCTTCGGCTGCTGCCTGATGGAGATGAGGGCCTACacacctcaaaaacatctcatCGGCACTGTATGTCAGAG GTGGAGCATGTTCACTCCTCTCCTGGAGGTGTGCGGTTCAGAAGGAGCATCGAATATCAGGATCCAGGGCTCCTGCTGTCCATACCGCTGCTTCTCCAACCAGCAGTTCCAG ATTGTCTCCAACATCGGTGAGAAAATGGGCACAATATGGAAGAAATGGCCTGGGTTCAATGATGATCATAACATGGACCATGAACATTTTGGGTTGGAGG TGCCCCTGGATATGGAATCACAAactaaactgctgctgctggcagccACTTTCTTGTTG AATTACATGTTCTTTGAAATGAGCTGA
- the chrng gene encoding acetylcholine receptor subunit gamma yields MDSGPLRSVSLFVRVFMISAAASAVNLEGELIKDLMKGYNKNVRPMENSGDITQVDIKMTLTNLISLNEKEEALTTSVWIEMQWCDYRLRWDQPPRSALYGNITSQLRVPSKSIWLPEVILENNVDGQFEVALYCNALVSSDGCVYWLPPAIYRSACAITVNYFPFDWQNCTMVFRSQTYCANEIKLVLKEEDNHTLEWVDIDPEAFTENGEWAIKHRPAKKLINTQYTKDELGYQEVVFFLVIQRKPLFYVINIIIPCVLFSSLGLLVYFLPAKAGGQKCTMSVATLLGQIVFLFLIAKKVPETSRAVPLIGKYLMFVMSVTTMVVMNCVIVLNVSLRTPNTHRMTDKVRKILLNKLPRLLRMQMRTWTPNGDDNTSETGNGESPDRNGVFLVPCRRRSSMTLITKAEEYFMRTARSELMFARYKERNGLMKSVLEKLHDGLEGGTAEHLSASLANASPQLKQCVSSCKHIAETTRQQNNFQNENEEWFLVARVIDRVCFIVMVSVFFIGTIGIFLMGHFNQPPSSPFPGDPKMYLPPTNNLTDPAENGMGANFLG; encoded by the exons atGGATTCTGGACCGCTACGCTCCGTGTCACTCTTCGTGAGGGTGTTTATGATTTCTGCTGCAG CATCAGCGGTCAACCTTGAAGGGGAACTTATCAAGGATTTGATGAAGGGCTACAACAAGAACGTGCGGCCGATGGAGAACAGTGGGGACATCACTCAGGTCGACATCAAGATGACGCTCACCAACCTCATCTCTCTG AATGAAAAGGAGGAGGCTCTGACAACAAGCGTCTGGATAGAAATG CAATGGTGTGACTACAGGCTCAGATGGGACCAACCGCCCAGGTCGGCTCTGTATGGGAACATCACCTCTCAGCTGAGGGTCCCCTCCAAGAGCATCTGGCTGCCAGAAGTCATACTGGAAAACAA TGTGGATGGACAATTCGAGGTGGCACTTTACTGCAATGCTCTGGTGTCTTCTGACGGCTGCGTGTACTGGCTGCCTCCTGCCATCTACCGCAGTGCTTGTGCCATCACGGTCAACTACTTCCCCTTCGACTGGCAGAACTGCACTATGGTCTTCCG CTCCCAGACTTACTGTGCCAACGAGATCAAGCTGGTTCTCAAAGAGGAGGATAACCACACACTGGAGTGGGTGGATATTGACCCGGAGGCTTTTACAG AAAATGGAGAGTGGGCCATCAAACACAGGCCGGCTAAGAAGCTGATCAACACTCAGTACACTAAGGATGAGCTGGGGTACCAGGAGGTGGTCTTCTTCCTCGTCATCCAGAGAAAGCCCCTCTTCTacgtcatcaacatcatcattcCCTGTGTGCTCTTCTCCTCCCTCGGCCTCCTTGTCTACTTCCTACCTGCCAAAG CGGGTGGTCAGAAGTGCACCATGTCTGTTGCCACCCTCCTGGGCCAGATTGTATTCCTCTTCCTTATCGCCAAGAAAGTTCCAGAGACTTCGAGGGCAGTGCCTCTTATTGGAAA GTATTTGATGTTTGTGATGTCAGTGACCACCATGGTGGTGATGAACTGCGTGATAGTCCTCAATGTTTCCCTGAGAACCCCAAACACCCACAGAATGACAGACAAAGTCCGAAAG ATCCTCCTGAACAAACTGCCTCGGCTGCTGAGGATGCAGATGCGAACCTGGACACCAAATGGTGACGACAACACTTCAGAAACTGGAAATGGAGAAAGTCCAGACAGGAATGGCGTGTTCCTGGTCCCCTGCCGACGCCGCAGCTCCATGACCCTCATCACCAAGGCAGAGGAATATTTTATGAGAACAGCCCGGTCTGAACTCATGTTTGCTAGATACAAAGAAAGAAACGGATTGATGAAATCAGTATTAGAGAAGCTGC ATGATGGGCTGGAGGGGGGTACAGCTGAGCATCTCAGTGCCAGCCTGGCAAATGCCTCTCCACAGCTGAAGCAGTGTGTGTCCTCCTGCAAACACATAGCTGAGACTacaaggcaacaaaacaacttccaGAAT GAGAATGAAGAGTGGTTCCTGGTCGCCCGTGTGATCGACAGGGTCTGCTTCATCGTCATGGTGTCAGTGTTTTTTATCGGCACCATTGGGATCTTCCTAATGGGCCATTTCAACCAGCCTCCCTCCTCGCCTTTCCCTGGGGATCCCAAGATGTATCTCCCTCCAACAAACAACCTCACTGATCCAGCTGAGAATGGGATGGGAGCAAACTTCCTGGGGTGA